In Miscanthus floridulus cultivar M001 chromosome 8, ASM1932011v1, whole genome shotgun sequence, the sequence ttaaatgtagacgaaaagaaaaactaattgcacagtttggtgggaaattacgagacgaacgtttaagcctaattagtcatgtttggacactatttgccaaataaaaatgaaggtgctacagtaaccccaaattccaaatttcgcgATCTAAACAAGGGCAAAGTTGAGATACATGGACCTAGCTGGCTAATGATGATCATAAGTTTCCATGCATGGTTTTTACAAGGGATGAGATTCTGATGCAGCAGGATCTTTGGAGGAGGGAGACACTACAGGGGAGTTCAGACTTTAGCCCCATCTGCCCTGCTCTCACCCTTTGCTCACTTTCTTCCACTTTGATGCATATCATCTGTTGCATGTACACACACATACAGCATCGAGCAGTGTGCAGTGTGCACTGTGCACTAGACTAGCACTAGTAGCAACAGGCAAGCAGGCAGGCTCCTCTAGCACTGAGCAGGCAGCAAAACTACAAGAGCCAGGAGCAGAACGGATCCCCATATTTGCATGTGTTTATGTTAACTTGTTTCTCACCCACACCACACGCGGTTGGTTAATCCAGCTAGCTGGTGTTGCTACTCCTACTTGCTAGCAAGTGCAGTTCTACGGTATATTACTGTCACGGAATTATCAAAATATAAAATATAGGAGGTGTAAATTGTCAAGTGTGTGAGAAGAGGAAGGATCGGAGTATGCACCTGCAAGTGAGACTTGACATGAGCCAGGGTGAGATCCTTCACGTCCATGAGCTCAAGAACTGACTTGGGCGTTGCCCCTGGAAGTTCATCATCATGCACAAGAACAAGTAAAATCGTCAGTGATGAGCACAGCGTCATACTCATGGATGAAcgcatcaagaagaagaagaagaagccatgGAGGAAGAGGAACACAACACAAAGAAAGGTAGCTAGAGAGACAGGCAAAGCAAGGGCAGATGCATGTGCATGGGGGTGACGATGGACCCGGAAGAACCGGAAGAGGGCATGTACATACTTTCGTGGCCGCCGAGGAGCTCGACGGCGTGGACGAAGCGGGCGTGGAGCGTGGACGTCCAGCGCATGCGCGGCGCCCTGGCGGCGCGCTTGGCCGGGGGGAACCCGGCGACGCGCGCCCCGACGCCGCACCCGGCGCGGCGCCAGGCGCCCGCGGCGACGTGGCAAGGCTCGCAGAAGCACGGGCCCGCCGCCCCCGGCCCTGCAGCGTGCGGCGGGAACGTCGGCGGCACCGCGTGCGTGTGCGGGTGCTGGTACAGCGGCATCCCGCGGATGGGCCGCAGCATGGCTGCGGCGTCGGGGTGGTAGTACAGGCCGCCGCCCGCCCCTGCAGCAGCGGCGTTGGGGGGCATCGGCATCGGCATGGGCAGCTGcaccggcagcggcagcggcatggGCATGGACAGCTgcagcgacggcgccatggccgccgccgggtTGCCGCCAGGGACCCCGttgccgccgccgacgccgccaccTGCGGCGGCTGCCGCTGCGAGGAACCTGGCGCTGAGGGCGGCGGcgcagtggtggtggtgggcgtGGGGCGTGGCGCTGGCGGGGAGGCCGATCTGGAGGGAGAGGTCCGGCTGGGAGGGGAAGAGCTCCATGGATCGATCACACACACTACTCTCTCTTGCAATCCCTCGCAACTACACTTTGCTTGTTGCAGACGAGTGAGGTAAGGTGTCAAAGAGAGCTGTCTTTCTCCTTTccctctcgctcgctcgctcgctcgtttCTTTGTTTGTGAAATGAAACTTGTGGAGGCTTGAGCTCAGCTAGAGGGATGGACGGGGCGACACTGTCCTT encodes:
- the LOC136472135 gene encoding probable transcription factor KAN2 isoform X1, coding for MELFPSQPDLSLQIGLPASATPHAHHHHCAAALSARFLAAAAAAGGGVGGGNGVPGGNPAAAMAPSLQLSMPMPLPLPVQLPMPMPMPPNAAAAGAGGGLYYHPDAAAMLRPIRGMPLYQHPHTHAVPPTFPPHAAGPGAAGPCFCEPCHVAAGAWRRAGCGVGARVAGFPPAKRAARAPRMRWTSTLHARFVHAVELLGGHERATPKSVLELMDVKDLTLAHVKSHLQMYRTVKNTERPAASSDQADGFENGSAGEICDDNSSLDLHGTLGRPESAVARHGRLAACNDHGSSTGAHGALWNSSSREDWTGFPSDSNTGSMSMHSRSLKDQTMQSKSLEILSDMNNSCVSETTSCASGLNLEFTLGPRIRH
- the LOC136472135 gene encoding probable transcription factor KAN2 isoform X2; its protein translation is MELFPSQPDLSLQIGLPASATPHAHHHHCAAALSARFLAAAAAAGGGVGGGNGVPGGNPAAAMAPSLQLSMPMPLPLPVQLPMPMPMPPNAAAAGAGGGLYYHPDAAAMLRPIRGMPLYQHPHTHAVPPTFPPHAAGPGAAGPCFCEPCHVAAGAWRRAGCGVGARVAGFPPAKRAARAPRMRWTSTLHARFVHAVELLGGHERATPKSVLELMDVKDLTLAHVKSHLQMYRTVKNTERPAASSDQADGFENGSAGEICDDNSSLDLHGTLGRPESAVARHGREDWTGFPSDSNTGSMSMHSRSLKDQTMQSKSLEILSDMNNSCVSETTSCASGLNLEFTLGPRIRH